A stretch of the Nicotiana tabacum cultivar K326 chromosome 6, ASM71507v2, whole genome shotgun sequence genome encodes the following:
- the LOC142182240 gene encoding uncharacterized protein LOC142182240: MVVGSMVIPKYSDPKTIYTPKDIQTDMLSEHGVNLTYMQAWRAKEKALQFLRGHPADSYNKLPSYLYILEKTYPGFVVKLKKTDNDCFLYVFVAICTSISGWEYYRPVVVVNGTFLKSAYRGIMLTASTMNTAAN, encoded by the exons ATGGTAGTTGGTAGCATGGTTATTCCAAAATATTCTGATCCTAAGACAATTTACACACCAAAAGACATACAAACTGACATGTTGTCTGAACACGGCGTGAATCTAACCTACATGCAAGcttggagagcaaaggaaaaggctTTACAGTTTTTGAGAGGTCATCCTGCTGACTCCTACAACAAATTGCCTAGTTATTTGTATATTCTAGAGAAGACTTATCCGGGGTTTGTAGTTAAATTGAAAAAGACGGACAATGACTGCTTCTTGTATGTATTTGTTGCAATTTGTACGTCAATCAGTGGTTGGGAATATTATAGGCCAGTTGTAGTAGTTAATGGGACCTTCTTAAAGTCAGCATACAGGGGAATAATGCTAACAGCTAGTACAATGAATACAGCAG CCAATTAA
- the LOC142182239 gene encoding uncharacterized protein LOC142182239 — protein MSKIEEIDPRVKAYLYDIGYHKWSRVHATVNRTWTMTSNIAESLNVVTKYARELPIVELLEYMRTLLERWMNEKLLKAKGTFTYLGFKFNKESDDNRTLSHKLRVRVSTDYIHTVLDGVRRYIICLQIKRCSCRQFQLDELPCPHVLAALRHMDESFE, from the exons atgtcaaagattgaagagatTGACCCGCGTGTTAAAGCATACTTATACGATATCGGCTATCATAAATGGTCTCGAGTACATGCTACGGTAAACAGAACTTGGACTATGACATCAAACATTGCAGAGTCGTTGAATGTTGTAACAAAATATGCAAGAGAGCTGCCGATAGTAGAACTATTAGAGTATATGAGGACTCTTCTTGAACGTTGGATGAATGAAAAGTTATTGAAAGCAAAGGGTACATTCACATACCTTGGGTTTAAATTCAACAAAGAGTCGGATGACAACAGAACATTGTCGCACAAGCTTAGA GTGAGGGTTTCAACAGACTACATCCATACAGTACTAGATGGTGTGAGGCGCTATATTATTTGTCTTCAAATCAAGAGATGTAGTTGTAGACAATTTCAGCTTGATGAACTTCCTTGTCCACATGTTTTGGCTGCTTTAAGACACATGGATGAGTCTTTTGAATAA